In a genomic window of [Empedobacter] haloabium:
- a CDS encoding PEP-CTERM sorting domain-containing protein (PEP-CTERM proteins occur, often in large numbers, in the proteomes of bacteria that also encode an exosortase, a predicted intramembrane cysteine proteinase. The presence of a PEP-CTERM domain at a protein's C-terminus predicts cleavage within the sorting domain, followed by covalent anchoring to some some component of the (usually Gram-negative) cell surface. Many PEP-CTERM proteins exhibit an unusual sequence composition that includes large numbers of potential glycosylation sites. Expression of one such protein has been shown restore the ability of a bacterium to form floc, a type of biofilm.), producing MKSPFRLPAALAASCLALLASPVLADGNAASRLSNVQFSTLDLTPDDGAAAGYEIVAIANSQVFASYSQRGNPGEQNFFLEPYQPGVARVDYGPSFGEGSTSGAIGALDTRARGTAELDTFGHAGAHSIQRVLLTLRPNTVLIVGGHVDTLATAHFDQMRYDAVSRVDVGLIDAAGRRVDMAQISYTSVDGGIDELHDDFALRYENSSANDLAVTLDLHAQAAVFAIPEPASWAMLSAGLLLLGAAGKRRTASRGK from the coding sequence CTGCTGGCCAGCCCCGTCCTGGCCGATGGCAACGCGGCATCCCGCCTGTCGAACGTGCAGTTCAGCACGCTGGACCTGACGCCCGATGACGGTGCCGCCGCAGGCTACGAGATCGTTGCCATCGCCAACTCCCAGGTGTTCGCGTCCTACTCGCAGCGCGGCAATCCGGGCGAGCAGAATTTCTTCCTGGAGCCTTACCAGCCTGGCGTGGCCCGGGTCGACTACGGTCCGTCGTTCGGCGAAGGCAGCACGAGCGGCGCGATCGGCGCGCTGGACACGCGCGCCCGTGGCACGGCCGAGCTAGACACCTTCGGCCACGCCGGCGCCCACAGCATCCAGCGCGTCCTGCTGACGTTGCGGCCCAATACAGTGCTGATCGTGGGCGGCCACGTCGATACGCTCGCCACGGCCCATTTCGACCAGATGCGCTACGACGCCGTCAGCAGGGTCGATGTGGGCCTTATCGATGCCGCCGGGCGTCGGGTGGACATGGCGCAGATCAGCTACACATCGGTGGATGGCGGAATCGACGAGCTGCACGACGACTTCGCCCTGCGCTACGAGAACAGCAGCGCCAACGATCTTGCCGTGACCCTGGACCTGCATGCGCAGGCGGCGGTATTCGCGATTCCCGAGCCGGCAAGCTGGGCCATGCTGTCGGCCGGGCTGCTGTTGCTGGGCGCGGCAGGCAAACGCCGGACAGCATCCCGCGGCAAGTAA
- a CDS encoding PEP-CTERM sorting domain-containing protein has product MKIRASLFATVALLSSACPAMAESTVHFSVGPVTYTLVDLAPDDGIAPSLTFGNFETPRIRAEYSKIGAGAWDGVLAGSSTVYGDPLLPGEDATSFKSSGNSTSHAAISDWRDPATLRISLDGHIDRRGEKASAEAKLYTGAMVFELSPNTAVRFAVKTRVDALLNEDPQALSGLYTYANLAVHRAGEDWWPAEDAFHGYYGTSENPVVHQSVTLVQSLHNASADFLFGAVELNTEISLFSQGRVPSVPEPATWATLAGGLGLLGLYRRRVHRSSTR; this is encoded by the coding sequence ATGAAAATCCGCGCCAGTTTGTTTGCTACGGTCGCCCTATTGAGCAGCGCATGTCCCGCGATGGCCGAGTCAACCGTACATTTTTCTGTCGGCCCCGTCACATACACGCTGGTCGACCTGGCGCCAGACGATGGCATTGCGCCATCGCTTACATTCGGCAATTTTGAAACACCACGGATCCGGGCCGAGTACAGCAAGATCGGCGCAGGTGCATGGGACGGCGTCCTCGCGGGTAGCAGCACGGTCTACGGCGACCCACTGCTGCCGGGAGAGGATGCAACGTCCTTCAAGAGCAGCGGCAACTCGACAAGTCATGCCGCTATCAGCGACTGGCGCGACCCTGCGACGCTGCGGATTTCACTCGACGGACACATCGATCGCCGCGGCGAGAAGGCCAGCGCGGAGGCAAAGTTGTATACAGGCGCGATGGTATTCGAGCTCTCGCCCAACACCGCTGTCAGGTTCGCAGTCAAGACCAGGGTTGACGCGCTTCTGAATGAAGATCCGCAGGCATTGTCAGGCCTGTACACTTACGCCAATCTGGCCGTGCATAGAGCCGGTGAAGACTGGTGGCCGGCCGAAGACGCGTTCCACGGTTACTACGGCACAAGCGAGAATCCCGTCGTCCATCAATCGGTCACTCTGGTCCAGAGCTTGCACAACGCAAGCGCAGACTTTCTGTTCGGCGCGGTCGAACTGAACACGGAAATATCGTTGTTCTCACAAGGCCGGGTGCCATCGGTCCCGGAGCCGGCAACCTGGGCAACGCTGGCAGGCGGCTTGGGCCTGCTCGGCTTGTACCGCCGTCGGGTGCACCGCTCTTCTACTCGCTGA